The DNA sequence AAAGAACCTACTGGCTGCAATGGCTTTAAAGTAATATTGTAGTCTGCGGAATTATTCATCTTATTCACAAGATGTAAACTAATATTACGAGCAGGATGACTACAAGATTGTAGCCAAAGATATAATAATAGAATAATACTTTTTAGGACATAGATATACCTGAACCTGTTATAGATATGTTTATTCATTTTTGCCATGTCCTATATTTATTTTTTTATAAAAATATGAAATACAATAGAAAATGTATAATAATTATTTTTGCTACATTAGCTGAAGGATTATTTAACAAAATAATTATAATGCATTATTATGTAATTATCTGATTACTACCAGAACGTTCTAAGTCTCTTTCTTTAATAGCCTGACGTTTATCATGGATTTTTTTTCCACGTGATAGGGCTATCTCTACTTTAGCAAACCCTCTTTGATTGATAAATAGTTGCAAAGGTATTATGGTAAGTCCTTTTGCTTGACTTTTAATTAGCTTTTGTAATTCTTTTTTTTGCAATAGCAACTTTCGGTCACGTTTCTCTTCATGGTTATAGATATTACCATGGACATATGCATCAATATGCATGCCTTTTATGCAAAGTGAAGATTGATTAAAGTAACAATATGCTTCTTGCAGTGATGCTTTACCCATTCGAATGGACTTTATTTCTGTCCCTTGTAAAACAATGCCAGCTACATATCTCTCTAAAAAACTAAATTCAAAACGGGCTTTTCTATTTTGAATATGAACATTTACAGGAAGTTTCGTTTTTTTTCCTGACATATATTTACTTTAAAGAAAGTGTTGTATAATGTGTCATTATTATGAATTGTTTACAGACTTTTTGTTATACCAAACAAATAAAAATAGGAATAAAACCCCAAAAAACACGCTCATTTACTATTATTTAAGCCTAAGTTGTTGTCTTAATTTTTATTCGCCTAGATGAAACACAATCCTTAGTTACCATACAATTTTTTTACTTAGGCATGGAACCAGTTTTAGTGATTATAAATTTATTCAACAATATTATTGCTATATTGTGTCGGTAACAAAAAAAGAAAATAACTATTTATTATGGAAAAGGAACCTTGGCTTACTCATTATCCTGAATCACTGCTTCAAAAAATTGATTTTTCTGCATATAGCTCATTGGTCCATATGATAGAAGAAACTTTTTCAAAATATAGAGATTTGCCAATGTGTGAAAACATGGGTAAAATACTTACTTTTGATGCAGTAGATAAACTTTCAAAATCTTTTGCGGCTTATATACAACAATATACCAATTTAGAAATTGGCACACATGTTGCCATTCAATTACCCAATCTACTACAATACCCAATTGTAGTATTTGGTCTATTACGTGCAGGTTTAGTAGTTGTAAACATTAATCCACAATATACTCCTCATGAAATGGCTTACCAGCTCAAAGACGCTGGTGTACGGGCTATTGTTGTATTAGAGAATTTTGCTTACAAGCTGGCTAAAATCTTGCCAGAGACATCTATACAAACGATTATTATTACAAAGGTAGGTGACATGCTTGGTTCCGTTAAAGGCAGGTTGCTAAATTTTGCCATTAAACATATTAAAAAACTGATTCCTACATATGATCTCCCACAGGCAATCTCTTTTAAACAAACATTAGAGATAGGTAGAAAAGCCATATTTTCTCCTGTATCTTTACAGTCTTCAGATATAGCTTTTTTGCAATATACTGGTGGTACTACTGGCGTGTCAAAAGCAGCTATTCTATCTCATGGGAACATTACAGCTAACTTACAACAACTAGAACCTGTAATGCGTCTTAGATTAAAGGAAAGGGTAGAGAGAACCATTATCCCACTTCCATTTTATCATATTTTAGGGTTAGGCAGCCTATTTGCTATGGCTAAAATAGGTGCAAAATCTTTACTTATTACAAATCCTAGAGATATTCCAAGATTTGTAAAAGAATTAAAAAAAAATAAACCGACTTGTTTAATAGGACTCAATACGCTTTTTGAAAAACTATTAACCAATGAGCAATTTAGAAAATTAGATTTTTCTACTATGAAACTTACAGTAGCAGGGGGCATGAGCACACAAGCCATTGTTAAGGAACAATGGGAGGGATTAACTGGTAGTAAACTCGTAGAAGGATATGGTCTTACAGAATGTTCTCCTGGTGTTTCTACAGATATGATAAATGGGGTAAACCATATCCCTTTTCCAGAAACATCTGTAATAATAGCTAATGAAGAAGGTGATGCGTTACCTTACGGAGTAGCAGGAGAGTTACTCGTTAAAGGTCCTCAGGTAACCCAATCTTATTGGCAAAAGCCAATGGAAACAGAACAGGCTTTTATCAATGGATGGTTTAGAACGGGTGACATTGCCATTATGGATGCAAATGGATTTATATCAATTGTAGATCGTAAAAAAGATATGATTAATGTTTCTGGATTTAATGTATATCCCAATGAGATAGAGCATGTTTTAATAGGCCATCCTAAAGTATTAGAGGTCGGTGCTATTGGCGTAGAAGATATTACACTCAAAGAAGCTATAAAGGTATTTATTGTAAAAAAGGATGCAACACTCACTGCAGAGGAAATTATAAACTACTGTAAGGAAAAAATGACTCGATATAAAATTCCTAAATATATTGAGTTCCGCAATAGTTTGCCTAAATCTCCTATTGGGAAAGTACTCCGGAAGCTTTTAAAAGAATAGGCATCGGTTCTGATTTTAGCCATGCAATATTCTTAGGAAGGCAATATTGCTAATTATATATGTATAAAACTTACTATACTGTAAACCACCTGCCGGTGGCCTTATTTTTTTAACACATGTCTTTATTTTCCATTCAACTATTTTACGATTCCATTCAAAGAGATCAGTACTTCCATATTGGCTCATTCGGAAAGCCAATTGGCATCAATGGTGAAATTATAGCCAAATTTTTATATGAGCTAGATGAGTCAGTATTAAAAAAGCTGCCTGCATTCTTTGTAGAGAGAGAACAGATAAAAGTTCCCTATCATATCAACAATATTTCTTTTAAAGAGGGTAAAGCAATTGTACAATTGGATTTAATTCGATCGAAAACAGTAGCTTATACATTGTGCAACCTACCATTGTTTATTCCAACACCACTTAAGTCTGAATGTATAAAAACAGCGCATGCTTCTATCCCCTGTGATTTTTTAATAGACTTTTTAGTCCATGATACACAACTAGGCCCTCTGGGTAAGGTAGAGACTATATATCCTGTACAGGATCAATATATACTTGGCATTGCTTATCAGAATAAAGAATTGCTAGTCCCCTACCATAGGGAATTTATAATAAAAACAGATGAAAAACATAAAAAAATAACTATACAACTCCCAGAAGGTTATTTAGATGCTATGCAATAAGATCTGAATAGGGTATTAAAATTTAATAAAATTATGCATTTGAAAATAGCAAGAGTCAGCTTTGGAAGCTTACCATATCATATAATAAAACCACCACTGAGTAGGAATAGTGCCCCCTGCCGGAATCGAACCAGCAACCTACTGATTACAAATCAGTTGCTCTGCCAATTGAGCTAAGGAGGCCGAAGATTACTTTTTATTAAAAAGCAAAATATAATATAAATATGCCAATACTACTAGTAGTATAAAAGCTAATCAATACTTACAAGTAAAACAAATATATAAAATATTTTCCAAACTGCTCTAGCAACAAATTACATAGTACCCAATTAAGTACCATATAATTAATATTATTCCAGATTAGAACTTATTTACTGCCATTTTTTTTTACCTCAGCTCTTTGATACGAGCGGCTTTACCTTGTTTGCCTCGTAGATAAAAAATCCTAGCTCTACGTACATATCCCCTTCTTTTTACTTCTATTTTTTCTATGTTAGGCGAGAACAAAGGAAAGATACGTTCCACACCAACTTCTTTAGAGACCTTACGTACTGTAAATGTTTCTCCGCTACTGTTAGGATTTCTACGTTGGATCACTGTCCCCTCAAATTGCTGGATACGAACTTTATTTCCTTCTTGTATTTTTACATGCACATTAACAGTATCTCCCGCCTTAAAAAAAGCAGGACACTTTTCTGCTGGGTTGGAATTACATACTGTCTCAACATATTTTATCAAATGATTCATGTCTGGGTCTCTACTAATTTAAATTTTTTATCAAAAAGATACCATAAAGATAATAAAATCTTCTAATTTTTTCACTGTACCTTGTATGCTAAAATTTTAAACGAAAAAATGAACTGCATTCATTTCCAAAAGACAACTATGTGCTTTGAAGAGAGCAGAAAATTTGCAGCAAAGTAAATACTTATGAACACATACTTAGCAAGTTGATTTTTGTATAAAGATATTTCAGGATAAATTTAGAGTAATATTTTTCAAATTCCGTACATTAGTAATACATTGTAATTTGAACTTATAATGAGTCAAGCGATTCCTGATTTCAGCGACTGAATTTAATGAAAAACATTAGAAATTTTTGCATAATTGCACACATTGACCATGGGAAAAGTACCCTTGCAGATCGTTTACTAGAATTAACCGAAACCATTGGTGTACGGGAGCAGAAAAATCAAGTATTAGATAATATGGATTTAGAGCGTGAGCGAGGTATTACGATCAAAAGCCATGCCATTCAGATGAAGTATGTTCTTGATGGCCAGTCCTATTTACTTAACCTAATTGATACGCCGGGACATGTCGACTTTACCTATGAAGTTTCTCGATCTATTGCTGCTTGTGAGGGTGCCTTATTAGTTATAGATGCCTCACAGGGGGTAGAAGCACAAACCATTTCCAACTTGTATCTCGCATTGGAACAAAATCTGACCATTATCCCTGTACTCAATAAGATAGATCTTCCTGGAGCGATGCCAGAAGATGTCAAAGACCAAATTGTAGAATTGATAGGATGTGATAGAGATAGCATTATCTCTGCCAGTGCAAAGCAAGGTATAGGGATTCGTGAAATTCTACAAGCAGTCGTTACCCACATACCCGCACCTAAAGGAGATGTTAATGCGCCATTACAATCTATGATTTTTGACTCCGTTTACAACACTTTTCGTGGAGTAGAGGTGTATTTTAGGGTTTTTAATGGAACCATTAAACCAGGAGATCAAATTAAATTTATTAGTACAGATGTAACCTACAAGGTAGAAGAAGTCGGCGTATTAAAACTCCAACAAGTTCCCCAGTTATTTATAGAAGCGGGAAATGTAGGATACATGATAGCTGGGATTAAAAATGCAAGTGAGGTAAAGGTTGGGGATACGATTACACATATAGATAAAGCTGGACATGCTACAGGCATGGCACTTAAAGGATTTGAAGATGTCAAGCCTATGGTTTTTGCTGGAATATATCCAGTAGATACTACGGAGTATGAGCTACTCAGAGACTCCATGGAGAAACTAAAGTTAAATGATGCATCACTTGTCTGGGAGCCAGAAACATCGGCTGCTTTGGGCTTTGGGTTTCGATGTGGTTTCCTTGGCATGCTCCATATGGAAATTATCCAGGAACGTCTTGAAAAAGAATTCAATATCACTATTATAACTACTGTTCCATCGGTACAATTTCATGTAATTGATAACAAAGGTCAATTGGTAAAGATCCAAGCTCCTGCAGAAATGCCAGACTTAAATATAGTAGATCGGATTGAAGAGCCACTTATTCTAGCACAAATTATTACGAAATCTGAATTTGTGGGAGGCATTATAAAACTCTGCATGGACAGAAGGGGTATTTTTAAAAACCAGGTATACCTCACAACAGATCGTGTAGAACTTAGTTTTGAACTACCTTTAGCAGAAGTAGTATTCGATTTCTTTGATAAACTGAAGACCATCTCACGAGGATATGCTTCGTTAGACTATGAATTATCTAGATTTATAGAGTCTGATCTTGTAAAATTAGATATTCTATTGCACAATGAAAAAGTAGATGCGTTGTCAGCCATTGTTCATAGAAACAATGCTTATGACCGTGGCAAGGTCTTATGTAAAAAACTTAAAGAAATCATTCCTCGACATATGTTTGAAGTTAGTATTCAAGCAGCTATTGGTAGTAAAATAATTGCCAGAGAGACTGTCAAATCATTGCGAAAGAACGTAATTGCTAAATGCTATGGAGGAGATATCTCACGTAAAAGAAAGCTTTTAGAAAAACAAAAAAAAGGGAAAAAAAGAATGCGACAAGTTGGATCAGTGGAAGTTCCACAAGAGGCTTTTATGGCTGTATTAAAGCTAGATGAATAAAAGAAGTTATTATTCCTTAATTTTTATTAGGAACTTCATCATATTAGGACTGATTGGGAAAAGTTTCTGCTTTACAACGAGAAAAACGCGTATGGATTTTTTATAAAAATTATTTTCTGATAATTTACGCATATTCAAGATGTATATAAATAGATGTCCATACAGCATACTTTGAAGAAAGAATTAATTATAGTATATTTGTAGGTATTTTAAAAGGTATATTTAACATGGCAAGAATTTGTGATATAACAGGGAAAAGGCCGATTGTAGGAAACAATGTGTCCCATGCAAATAATAAAACCAAAAGGTGGTTTTATCCAAATTTGCAGAAGAAAAATTTTTATATTCCAGAAGAAGATATTTGGGTTCCATTTAAAGTCTGTACTTCTGTTATCCGTACCATAAACAAAAAAGGTATTAGTGCGGTTTTAAAAGAAGCCAAACAACAAGGAACTCTGTCAAAGAAATATCATTGGTTGGTCTAAACCAAAAGGGTACTACACTGTAAAAAATCGTTAAAACAAAGATGGCAAAGAAAAAAGGTGGAAGAGTGCAAGTGATTTTAGAATGTACAGAGCACAAAAGTAGTGGCATGAGAGGTATGTCACGATACTGTACAGAAAAAAACAGAACTACTACTACGGCACGCATGGAGTTAAAAAAGTATAATCCTATACTTAAACGTCATACGGTTCACAAAGAAATTAAATAATTACATACCATTATGGCAAAAAAGGTAGTTGCAACACTTTCCAAAGGAGATACAAAAAAATTGGTTAAATTGATTCAAGCAAAAAAATCAGAAAAAACAGGTGCTTATACTTTTCGAAGTAAAATTATTGCACCTGAATTAATGAAAGAACTTTTATCCAAAGAAATATAAATAAGTTTTTTGAAGGGGGAGGCTAAAATATTTTTGGCATTTAAACCATTAAAAAGTAAAAATTTGTATATCCAGAGGAATTATTGGTTTTTATAGTTATTTGCTGATGCTTGTATTGTACAAAGCATCTCTTTACTTGCATATTTTGTCCAGTGGAGTGGTCTTATCTTTATTTTAAATCAATGTTTGATCTTAATATAAATCATTACTGTAGGAACTCCGGATAACTGCAATTTTATATAGTTTAATAAAATTGTTTATTCATTCCAACAATGATGGAAAAAATCAAAAAAGGTCGTGGATATTTTTAATTTTTTTTCTAAATCTTCTAGCCCAAAAGAGAAAGGGGATGTAGAGAAGGACCTTGCTAAAACAGGAAAGTCCTTCTGGAGTAAACTGTCTAAAATTATTGTTGGTAAATCTACTGTTGATAGTGATATTTTAGATAAATTAGAAGAGCTTCTTCTGAGTTCAGATGTTGGAATAGCTACTACAATGCAGATCATAACCTCAATAGAAAAGCGTGTTGCACAGGATAAGTATATTAATACCAACGAACTAGATCAAATATTAAAGACTGAAGTAAAAAAACTTTTGTCCACTTCTCCTAAATTAGAATGTCTAGTCAGAGACACAGATGTGCATCCACATATAATTCTTGTAGTAGGCGTTAATGGTGTAGGTAAAACAACAACTATTGGAAAACTTGCTGCACAGTTTATAGCTCAAGGTAAAAAGGTTATACTTGGAGCGGCAGATACTTTTCGTGCTGCTGCGGTGGAACAACTTACCATTTGGGGTAATCGTGTAGGAGCAACAGTTATAGCACGAGCCATGCAAAGCGACCCTTCTTCTGTTGCTCATGAAGCTGTGCAAAGAGGAATCGAGCAGAAAGCAGACGTTATCATTATAGACACAGCAGGTCGACTACATACTAAAATCCACCTTGTGAATGAGCTTTCTAAAATCAAACGAACGATTCAAAAATGCCTTCCTGGTGCACCTCAAGAAATATTACTTATATTAGATGGTACTACAGGCCAAAATGCTTTTATCCAAGCAGAAGCTTTTACTGCTGCGGTACAGGTTACAGGCATTGTTATCACCAAACTAGACGGAACCTCTAAAGGGGGTGTAGTACTTGGTATAGCGAATCAATTTTCTATTCCAATCAAATATATTGGAGTAGGGGAACAAATAGGGGATTTAAGACCTTTTAATGCACAAGAATTCGTCGATTCTTTATTCCAAAATTGGTAAAAACATACCTATTTCTTATATAATTGCAGTTATACTGGACTGATTTTTTAAGACAAATTTTTTTGTTCCATAATGTTAAAATACTTACCTTTGCATCTAACAATATTTCAATATTTAAAATTATAGGTTATGCAATTCATAGATCTCGCTAAAAGGATCATACAGTCAGTAGGTGTTATAACATCTATGTTATGGATGTCAGAATGCGCCTGTAATAGGTCTACAGTTAAAACTACACCTGTGCCAGCAGAGCCATCACTGTCTACAGAAGAAGAGCGAGATAAAGCCGTTTCGGCAGAATGGTCTGCAACGAGTACGAGAGATATAAATAATAATACTCCTCCATCTCTGGCTCCTGAAGGAGGGCCTAGGGGAATTTCTAATGTTGGCAATACTTGCTATATGAACGCCGTTTTACAAGTTATTGCTGCTTTGTATGCAGACAAGGTGCCAGATAGTCCACTCCAGGAAATGATTGCCAAAATAAATGCTCCAGAAAGGGAATGTATCAGTAGCAAGGAGGTTGATGACTTAAAAAAGGAATTAGTAAAATTGTCTGAAAAAGAGTCTGTTTTAGAAAAGATGATCCGTTCTACTGAACAACATGATGCTCATGAATTTTTTCAACTACTTAATGAAAAACTACTTTTTTTGGAACAATGTATTTCAGGTGGTGTAAATGGTTATGTGCTTGAATTTCATCCTACTAATTGGAACAATTCGTTTAGCGATATGATCAAAGAAGCAAATCCGACTTTTATCAATTTCTCTGATAAGCTATATGTTCGAATTGATCGAACGGATCCTCAAAAATCAACTAAAATAGATGATAATATAACAGAAACCAAAACAATAACCATTAAATCAGATAAAAACGATACCGATTACACATTAAGTGGCTTTATAGTTCATAAAGGTGGAAGTATGCAGGGGGGGCATTATGTGGCTTATGTAAAAAAAGGTGGTCAATGGTACTTATCCGATGATAGCAATGTAACAAGAAAAGAAGAAACAGCTGCAATAAAAGCATCTGAAAAGGCGTATTTATTTTTCTATACTAAATAGTCGGGTGGTGGTTAACTATTATCCCACATTCCGTCCCACTTATAGTTGTATTAATAGATAGTAACTCCCCAGGCACCTTTTTTATAAAAAATGATTATTGAAATCAAATACATAAGCAAGTATGCTACCAAAATTTTTACTGTATAATTTATAGTTCATTATAAATCAGCTGTAAAAATAATATTGTTTTATATAGAACATAGTATACCTGGGGGAGTTTACCATATATTTATACCATCACTAAATAGGTAAATGCATTTGAAGAAAGTTCACAAAATAACTTTTTTCTTTTTACAAAAAAATCCACTAGAATGCTTTTTGTATATACATTGGGCAAAGAGCAAGCATGATGTTGTGCTTGGTAATTTTTTTTCATTTTAAAAAAGTCTATTTGTGCTTTACAAATAGCCCATGCATCTTTCGTTTTGCCCATGAAAAATATGCTAAACATAGCTATGAAATCTAAAAATAAACGTTTCGGAACACCAATCATATGTTTATGCTTATATAGCATTAGTGCTCTATTTCTAAAGTTTAGATACGTTTTTTTGGGATTTGTATAAGTTAAAGTAGCTCCACCACAATGATAAACTGTACTAGTACCACAATAATACACTTTCCAGCCCATAGCATGGGCCCTTAAACATAAATCGATCTCTTCGAAGTGGGCAAAAAAAAGTTCATCAAAACCACCTAAAGTATGAAAAGCTTGAGCCCGTACCAATAAACAAGCACCACTAGCCCAAAAAATAGTTCGTGTATCATTATATTGCCCCCTGTCTTTTTCAATACTGTTAAAAATTCTTCCTCTACAAAAAGGATACCCATCCTTATCTATAAATCCACCAGCAGCCCCAGCATAATCAAAATAATCAGGGTTTTGCATAGAAAGGATTT is a window from the Cardinium endosymbiont of Culicoides punctatus genome containing:
- the lepA gene encoding translation elongation factor 4, coding for MKNIRNFCIIAHIDHGKSTLADRLLELTETIGVREQKNQVLDNMDLERERGITIKSHAIQMKYVLDGQSYLLNLIDTPGHVDFTYEVSRSIAACEGALLVIDASQGVEAQTISNLYLALEQNLTIIPVLNKIDLPGAMPEDVKDQIVELIGCDRDSIISASAKQGIGIREILQAVVTHIPAPKGDVNAPLQSMIFDSVYNTFRGVEVYFRVFNGTIKPGDQIKFISTDVTYKVEEVGVLKLQQVPQLFIEAGNVGYMIAGIKNASEVKVGDTITHIDKAGHATGMALKGFEDVKPMVFAGIYPVDTTEYELLRDSMEKLKLNDASLVWEPETSAALGFGFRCGFLGMLHMEIIQERLEKEFNITIITTVPSVQFHVIDNKGQLVKIQAPAEMPDLNIVDRIEEPLILAQIITKSEFVGGIIKLCMDRRGIFKNQVYLTTDRVELSFELPLAEVVFDFFDKLKTISRGYASLDYELSRFIESDLVKLDILLHNEKVDALSAIVHRNNAYDRGKVLCKKLKEIIPRHMFEVSIQAAIGSKIIARETVKSLRKNVIAKCYGGDISRKRKLLEKQKKGKKRMRQVGSVEVPQEAFMAVLKLDE
- the ftsY gene encoding signal recognition particle-docking protein FtsY; the protein is MDIFNFFSKSSSPKEKGDVEKDLAKTGKSFWSKLSKIIVGKSTVDSDILDKLEELLLSSDVGIATTMQIITSIEKRVAQDKYINTNELDQILKTEVKKLLSTSPKLECLVRDTDVHPHIILVVGVNGVGKTTTIGKLAAQFIAQGKKVILGAADTFRAAAVEQLTIWGNRVGATVIARAMQSDPSSVAHEAVQRGIEQKADVIIIDTAGRLHTKIHLVNELSKIKRTIQKCLPGAPQEILLILDGTTGQNAFIQAEAFTAAVQVTGIVITKLDGTSKGGVVLGIANQFSIPIKYIGVGEQIGDLRPFNAQEFVDSLFQNW
- the rpmG gene encoding 50S ribosomal protein L33, which codes for MAKKKGGRVQVILECTEHKSSGMRGMSRYCTEKNRTTTTARMELKKYNPILKRHTVHKEIK
- a CDS encoding glycosyltransferase family 2 protein; protein product: MSNHKTPPSLAIVVLNYNGLSLLKQYLPTLLQYSDGYKVILVDNASTDGSVAYVQRQFPEVSCIVHNTNYGVAKGYNLALKQIHTTYYLLLNNDVLVTAYWLQDMLSLMQQNKGIALCQPKILSMQNPDYFDYAGAAGGFIDKDGYPFCRGRIFNSIEKDRGQYNDTRTIFWASGACLLVRAQAFHTLGGFDELFFAHFEEIDLCLRAHAMGWKVYYCGTSTVYHCGGATLTYTNPKKTYLNFRNRALMLYKHKHMIGVPKRLFLDFIAMFSIFFMGKTKDAWAICKAQIDFFKMKKNYQAQHHACSLPNVYTKSILVDFFVKRKKLFCELSSNAFTYLVMV
- the rplS gene encoding 50S ribosomal protein L19, with product MNHLIKYVETVCNSNPAEKCPAFFKAGDTVNVHVKIQEGNKVRIQQFEGTVIQRRNPNSSGETFTVRKVSKEVGVERIFPLFSPNIEKIEVKRRGYVRRARIFYLRGKQGKAARIKELR
- a CDS encoding AMP-binding protein, coding for MEKEPWLTHYPESLLQKIDFSAYSSLVHMIEETFSKYRDLPMCENMGKILTFDAVDKLSKSFAAYIQQYTNLEIGTHVAIQLPNLLQYPIVVFGLLRAGLVVVNINPQYTPHEMAYQLKDAGVRAIVVLENFAYKLAKILPETSIQTIIITKVGDMLGSVKGRLLNFAIKHIKKLIPTYDLPQAISFKQTLEIGRKAIFSPVSLQSSDIAFLQYTGGTTGVSKAAILSHGNITANLQQLEPVMRLRLKERVERTIIPLPFYHILGLGSLFAMAKIGAKSLLITNPRDIPRFVKELKKNKPTCLIGLNTLFEKLLTNEQFRKLDFSTMKLTVAGGMSTQAIVKEQWEGLTGSKLVEGYGLTECSPGVSTDMINGVNHIPFPETSVIIANEEGDALPYGVAGELLVKGPQVTQSYWQKPMETEQAFINGWFRTGDIAIMDANGFISIVDRKKDMINVSGFNVYPNEIEHVLIGHPKVLEVGAIGVEDITLKEAIKVFIVKKDATLTAEEIINYCKEKMTRYKIPKYIEFRNSLPKSPIGKVLRKLLKE
- a CDS encoding ubiquitin carboxyl-terminal hydrolase family protein; translation: MQFIDLAKRIIQSVGVITSMLWMSECACNRSTVKTTPVPAEPSLSTEEERDKAVSAEWSATSTRDINNNTPPSLAPEGGPRGISNVGNTCYMNAVLQVIAALYADKVPDSPLQEMIAKINAPERECISSKEVDDLKKELVKLSEKESVLEKMIRSTEQHDAHEFFQLLNEKLLFLEQCISGGVNGYVLEFHPTNWNNSFSDMIKEANPTFINFSDKLYVRIDRTDPQKSTKIDDNITETKTITIKSDKNDTDYTLSGFIVHKGGSMQGGHYVAYVKKGGQWYLSDDSNVTRKEETAAIKASEKAYLFFYTK
- the rpmB gene encoding 50S ribosomal protein L28; protein product: MARICDITGKRPIVGNNVSHANNKTKRWFYPNLQKKNFYIPEEDIWVPFKVCTSVIRTINKKGISAVLKEAKQQGTLSKKYHWLV
- a CDS encoding ribosome maturation factor RimM; the encoded protein is MSLFSIQLFYDSIQRDQYFHIGSFGKPIGINGEIIAKFLYELDESVLKKLPAFFVEREQIKVPYHINNISFKEGKAIVQLDLIRSKTVAYTLCNLPLFIPTPLKSECIKTAHASIPCDFLIDFLVHDTQLGPLGKVETIYPVQDQYILGIAYQNKELLVPYHREFIIKTDEKHKKITIQLPEGYLDAMQ
- the smpB gene encoding SsrA-binding protein SmpB, whose protein sequence is MSGKKTKLPVNVHIQNRKARFEFSFLERYVAGIVLQGTEIKSIRMGKASLQEAYCYFNQSSLCIKGMHIDAYVHGNIYNHEEKRDRKLLLQKKELQKLIKSQAKGLTIIPLQLFINQRGFAKVEIALSRGKKIHDKRQAIKERDLERSGSNQIIT
- a CDS encoding DUF4295 domain-containing protein yields the protein MAKKVVATLSKGDTKKLVKLIQAKKSEKTGAYTFRSKIIAPELMKELLSKEI